A stretch of the Aminipila terrae genome encodes the following:
- a CDS encoding M16 family metallopeptidase — protein MIETRKLDCGIRIVMEQIPYVQSVALGIWVKAGAVDETKNISGISHFIEHMMFKGTEERSAKKIAEDVDRIGGQINAFTGREATCYYMKTLNSNAEQAAEILLDMFLNSKFDKTEMSKEKQVIYEEMKMIEDTPDDYAHEEISDLIFKGCPYEKSIIGTQSSLKSISQATLKKYIEDEYTRDSIVISIAGNVDMDQMCKIFEGKLRHLKEEKEVKKFYNEAYEPRFKVKVKEIEQSHICLGTRGLCLEDENYYALSLLNNIMGGSMSSRLFQNIREQKGLAYSVYSHASSFVNAGYYNIYAGVSHDKIYDAINGIKEELELLKKDGITEDELHVAKEQLKANYIFGQENVNGRMFSIGKNTILLNRVYTVEEVIGEIDAVTMKDIEKASALIDNIDNYSAVIVTNKKCDLKKMVKS, from the coding sequence ATGATTGAAACAAGAAAATTAGACTGTGGTATACGCATTGTTATGGAACAAATACCTTATGTTCAATCAGTTGCACTTGGTATATGGGTAAAAGCCGGGGCTGTTGACGAAACAAAAAATATTTCCGGTATTTCTCATTTTATTGAACACATGATGTTTAAAGGAACCGAAGAAAGAAGTGCAAAGAAAATTGCTGAAGATGTGGACCGTATAGGCGGACAGATAAATGCATTTACAGGCAGAGAAGCTACATGCTACTATATGAAAACTTTAAATTCTAATGCGGAACAGGCAGCAGAAATTCTTTTAGATATGTTTTTAAATTCTAAATTCGATAAAACAGAAATGTCTAAAGAAAAACAGGTTATTTACGAAGAAATGAAAATGATCGAAGATACTCCTGACGATTATGCACATGAAGAAATCAGTGACCTGATTTTTAAAGGATGTCCTTATGAAAAATCAATCATTGGAACACAGTCTTCTTTAAAAAGTATTTCCCAGGCAACATTAAAAAAGTATATTGAAGATGAATATACCAGGGACAGTATCGTTATTTCCATAGCTGGAAACGTTGATATGGATCAAATGTGTAAAATCTTTGAGGGAAAGCTGAGACATCTCAAAGAGGAAAAAGAAGTTAAGAAATTTTATAATGAAGCTTATGAACCTCGATTTAAGGTAAAGGTTAAAGAAATAGAGCAGTCTCATATTTGTCTTGGAACAAGAGGACTGTGCCTGGAAGATGAGAATTATTATGCATTGTCACTTTTAAATAATATAATGGGTGGAAGTATGAGTTCCAGACTTTTCCAGAATATCAGAGAACAAAAAGGCCTTGCTTACTCTGTTTATTCCCATGCAAGTTCTTTTGTAAATGCTGGATATTACAATATCTATGCCGGAGTGAGCCATGATAAGATTTATGATGCCATAAACGGTATAAAAGAGGAACTTGAGCTGTTAAAGAAAGATGGTATTACAGAAGACGAATTACATGTGGCAAAAGAACAACTCAAGGCAAATTATATCTTTGGACAGGAAAATGTAAACGGCAGAATGTTCTCTATTGGTAAAAACACGATTTTATTGAACAGAGTTTATACAGTAGAAGAAGTTATAGGAGAAATTGATGCGGTTACCATGAAAGATATAGAGAAAGCATCCGCCTTGATTGATAATATAGACAATTATTCAGCAGTCATTGTTACAAATAAAAAGTGCGATTTAAAGAAAATGGTAAAATCCTGA
- the cbiD gene encoding cobalt-precorrin-5B (C(1))-methyltransferase CbiD codes for MQEEKNKSLNPKEGQMRRGYTTGTCAAAAAKAAAMLSLGQQIQEISVDTPKGIPLVLDILDCKICSQKVSCAIKKDSGDDPDITNGILVYAEVELFESDSGEIIIDGGTGVGRVTLPGLACPVGQAAINPVPRKMIKQMVSQVFSQYGYEGGAKVTISIPEGEVLAKRTYNPRLGIEGGLSVLGTSGIVEPMSEQALIDTIKVEIDVRKALGAEYLVITPGNYGETFLKEYFTDRDFYSVKCSNFIGESLDYAEELGFKGVLFVGHMGKLVKVAGGIMNTHSKYADARMEIISAHIARFAGNPELIDKILNSVTTDNAYEVLESYSDELKNQVILSLMNKIEFHLKSRTHESMEIGAIMFSNKHGYLGKTSEVDNILLKI; via the coding sequence ATGCAGGAAGAAAAAAATAAAAGTTTAAATCCTAAAGAAGGGCAGATGCGAAGAGGCTATACAACAGGCACTTGCGCAGCTGCTGCAGCAAAGGCAGCTGCAATGCTTTCTTTAGGCCAACAGATACAGGAAATATCGGTGGATACCCCTAAGGGAATTCCCCTTGTTTTAGATATACTGGATTGCAAGATATGCTCTCAAAAAGTCTCCTGCGCCATAAAAAAAGACAGTGGAGATGATCCGGATATAACCAATGGCATATTGGTTTATGCCGAGGTGGAACTGTTTGAAAGCGATTCTGGTGAAATCATCATAGACGGGGGCACAGGAGTTGGCAGAGTAACCTTGCCAGGGCTTGCCTGTCCGGTGGGTCAGGCTGCTATCAATCCTGTTCCGAGAAAAATGATTAAACAAATGGTGTCGCAGGTTTTTTCACAATATGGTTATGAAGGTGGTGCAAAAGTGACTATTTCCATTCCAGAGGGTGAAGTACTTGCCAAGCGGACATATAATCCCAGACTTGGCATTGAAGGTGGTTTATCGGTGCTGGGAACCAGCGGCATAGTAGAACCCATGAGTGAACAGGCATTAATTGATACCATAAAGGTGGAAATAGACGTGAGAAAAGCTCTGGGAGCAGAGTATTTAGTCATTACCCCGGGTAACTATGGGGAAACCTTTTTAAAAGAATATTTTACTGATAGAGATTTTTATTCTGTAAAGTGCAGCAATTTTATTGGTGAAAGTCTGGATTATGCTGAGGAGCTTGGATTTAAAGGTGTGCTGTTTGTGGGACATATGGGCAAACTTGTAAAGGTGGCAGGAGGTATCATGAATACCCATTCTAAATACGCAGATGCCCGAATGGAAATTATATCAGCTCATATTGCCAGATTTGCTGGAAATCCTGAACTGATAGATAAAATTTTGAATTCTGTTACTACTGATAATGCTTATGAAGTGTTGGAATCTTATAGTGATGAATTAAAGAATCAGGTTATTTTATCCCTGATGAATAAAATAGAATTTCACTTAAAGAGCAGGACCCATGAAAGTATGGAAATTGGGGCAATCATGTTTTCAAATAAACATGGATATCTGGGCAAAACTTCGGAGGTTGACAATATTCTGCTTAAAATTTGA
- a CDS encoding polysaccharide deacetylase family protein: MRNKNWTVMGIALFAVCAAAFQGFTHLDKILADQTAQTWNSIYESQEKNNAVETAADTKDYESKIIRNGVEGNKLCTFACNVDWGEEIIPDMLKVFKDNNIKVTFFVTGRWAEKNKDLLRQMYAAGHEIQSHGYSHALCSDISSEKVEEEIEKTETAIIDAICIKPNYFAPAAGDHDARTVEIAERLGYKVVLWSSDTIDWREGSTASVIVQRIMSKPLDGAIILMHPKPETLKALPELISQINAQGYRIVPLYRMPV, translated from the coding sequence ATGAGAAATAAAAACTGGACAGTCATGGGAATTGCTTTGTTCGCTGTTTGTGCGGCTGCATTTCAGGGCTTTACACATTTAGACAAGATTCTGGCGGATCAGACAGCGCAGACCTGGAACAGTATTTATGAAAGTCAGGAAAAAAATAATGCAGTAGAAACAGCAGCAGACACAAAAGATTACGAAAGTAAGATTATCAGGAACGGGGTAGAAGGAAATAAGCTTTGTACTTTTGCCTGTAATGTGGACTGGGGAGAAGAAATTATTCCCGATATGCTGAAAGTATTTAAAGATAATAATATCAAAGTAACATTTTTTGTAACAGGAAGGTGGGCAGAAAAAAATAAAGATTTATTACGGCAGATGTATGCAGCAGGCCATGAGATTCAAAGTCATGGTTACAGTCATGCTCTGTGCAGTGACATTTCTTCTGAAAAAGTTGAAGAAGAAATAGAGAAAACAGAAACAGCTATTATTGATGCTATTTGCATAAAACCCAACTATTTCGCTCCGGCTGCAGGGGATCACGATGCCAGAACGGTTGAAATAGCAGAAAGACTTGGGTATAAGGTAGTTCTTTGGAGTTCTGATACCATTGACTGGAGAGAAGGCTCCACTGCTTCTGTTATTGTGCAGCGGATTATGTCAAAACCTCTTGACGGAGCTATCATTTTGATGCATCCAAAACCAGAAACCTTAAAGGCATTACCAGAACTGATAAGTCAAATAAATGCGCAAGGTTACAGAATTGTCCCACTTTACAGAATGCCTGTATAA
- the cobM gene encoding precorrin-4 C(11)-methyltransferase — MINFVGAGPGAPDLITVRGQKLLREADVIIYAGSLVNPELLKLAKPECKIYNSASMTLEEVIAVMEEAEAESKMTVRLHTGDPSLYGAIREQMDLLEPKNIQFKVTPGVSSFCGVAAALNAEYTLPNVSQSVIITRMEGRTPVPEKEEMSLMASHGATMAIFLSTGLLDTLKEKLLMGGYTEETPAAIVYKATWPEEKVFRCTVGTLPETARNNNITKTAMIVVGGFLGDSYERSKLYDPGFTHEFREASK, encoded by the coding sequence ATGATTAATTTTGTTGGAGCAGGTCCGGGAGCACCTGATTTAATTACAGTTAGAGGACAAAAGTTATTGCGAGAGGCAGATGTTATTATATATGCCGGTTCTCTGGTTAATCCTGAATTATTAAAACTTGCAAAGCCAGAGTGCAAAATCTACAATAGCGCCAGCATGACTTTAGAAGAAGTTATTGCAGTTATGGAAGAAGCAGAAGCTGAAAGTAAAATGACCGTAAGACTACATACGGGAGATCCAAGTTTATATGGAGCCATCAGAGAACAGATGGACCTTCTGGAACCAAAGAATATTCAATTTAAGGTAACACCTGGAGTTAGTTCGTTCTGTGGTGTGGCAGCTGCTCTGAATGCAGAGTACACCCTGCCAAATGTATCACAGTCCGTTATTATTACCAGAATGGAAGGAAGGACTCCTGTTCCTGAAAAGGAGGAAATGTCCCTTATGGCTTCCCATGGAGCAACCATGGCCATATTCCTGTCTACAGGTCTTTTAGATACATTAAAAGAAAAGCTGTTAATGGGAGGGTATACTGAAGAAACTCCGGCAGCTATTGTTTATAAGGCAACCTGGCCGGAAGAAAAAGTTTTCAGATGTACAGTAGGAACTTTACCGGAAACAGCGAGAAATAATAATATTACTAAAACTGCCATGATTGTAGTGGGCGGATTCCTTGGAGATAGTTATGAACGTTCAAAACTGTATGACCCAGGTTTCACACATGAATTCAGGGAGGCTTCTAAATAA
- a CDS encoding cobalt-precorrin 5A hydrolase, with amino-acid sequence MRIALISFTLNGGRTCKLIAEKLSLMGEMCLAYGMKDWASDMGLIPMEKSLGKWTKEAFENNDAIIFIGATGIAVRAIAPNLKSKDQDPAIIAIDETGQYVISLLSGHLGGANKLASVIAEAMDAIPVITTATDINKQFAVDVWAKSQNLHLVNLKAAKQVSADILKGKMVYLYYDGHIEGNTPQGIQRIDAVTLKEKIHEGETCIVITEKVLESLKGRDKFLLQLVPQNISVGMGCKKDISYKAVLELFEKALAETHVRLESIQNLASIDLKKSEKSLIKLAEKFHIPFITFSGEELMNVQGEFTPSSFVRSITGVENVCERAAVASAPDSTLLLRKQSLNGVTVAIARKDITLSFVENY; translated from the coding sequence ATGAGAATTGCGTTGATTTCCTTCACGTTAAATGGAGGAAGGACCTGTAAATTAATAGCTGAGAAGCTTTCTCTCATGGGTGAGATGTGTCTTGCTTATGGTATGAAAGACTGGGCTTCTGATATGGGGCTGATTCCTATGGAAAAGTCTCTTGGTAAATGGACAAAAGAGGCTTTTGAAAATAATGATGCTATTATATTTATAGGTGCCACCGGAATAGCGGTCAGAGCTATTGCCCCTAATTTAAAAAGTAAAGATCAGGACCCTGCAATTATAGCAATAGATGAAACTGGCCAGTATGTCATATCTCTTTTATCAGGACATCTGGGAGGAGCCAACAAACTGGCTTCTGTTATAGCAGAAGCCATGGATGCCATACCGGTCATCACTACTGCTACAGATATAAATAAGCAGTTTGCAGTTGATGTATGGGCTAAAAGCCAAAATCTTCATCTGGTAAATTTAAAGGCTGCCAAACAGGTTTCAGCAGATATACTCAAAGGTAAAATGGTTTATCTCTATTATGATGGCCATATAGAAGGAAATACACCACAGGGAATCCAACGGATTGATGCTGTTACATTAAAAGAAAAGATTCATGAAGGTGAAACCTGTATTGTGATTACTGAAAAAGTTTTGGAATCCCTGAAAGGCAGAGATAAATTTTTACTCCAGCTTGTTCCCCAAAATATTTCTGTGGGAATGGGTTGTAAAAAAGATATTTCTTATAAAGCAGTTCTGGAATTGTTTGAAAAAGCCCTTGCTGAAACCCATGTTCGATTGGAATCGATTCAAAACTTAGCATCTATTGATTTGAAAAAATCGGAGAAATCATTGATAAAGCTGGCTGAGAAGTTCCACATACCATTTATAACTTTTTCAGGGGAAGAATTGATGAACGTACAGGGAGAGTTTACTCCATCTTCTTTTGTAAGAAGCATAACGGGAGTGGAAAATGTATGTGAAAGAGCTGCGGTGGCTTCTGCTCCAGACAGCACCTTATTACTCAGGAAACAATCATTAAACGGTGTAACTGTTGCCATAGCCAGGAAAGACATAACTTTAAGTTTTGTGGAGAATTACTAA
- a CDS encoding cobyrinate a,c-diamide synthase, with product METKNIPRILIGAPSSGSGKTTVVCSILQALINKGLNIVSFKCGPDYIDPMFHKEALGLESRNLDLFFNDMPTINYLLAKNSKNADLAIIEGVMGYYDGMTGKSYEASSYDLARSTKTPSVLIIDCKAKAVSILAEIKGFKELESDSNIIGVILNRISPVIYQEIKPLIEETLDIKVLGYMPILKACSLESRHLGLVTAQEVGNLHEILDTLAKQAAESIDLEQLIELAQTAPAIGYTKPEIVCGEKVRIGVARDKAFCFYYQDNLDLLCELGAEICYFSPLEDKELPENIYGVYFGGGYPELYLKELEANSSMRESVKNALEEGMPCMAECGGFMYLHETVRDKLGHSYKMAGAVEGESYYADKLVRFGYIDLEAEKPNLLCSEGMHIKGHEFHYWDSTNSGDCFHAQKPKRKTSWKCVIGNENLYAGYPHVHFYSNIKSAERFVDICRKKKIKV from the coding sequence ATGGAGACAAAAAATATACCTAGAATATTAATCGGGGCGCCAAGCAGCGGAAGCGGCAAGACTACTGTAGTCTGCTCTATACTTCAGGCGCTTATCAATAAGGGATTGAATATCGTATCTTTTAAGTGCGGACCTGATTATATTGATCCGATGTTTCATAAGGAAGCTCTGGGACTGGAATCAAGAAATCTGGACTTATTTTTTAATGATATGCCCACTATTAATTATCTTCTTGCCAAAAATTCAAAAAATGCTGATTTGGCAATTATAGAAGGGGTCATGGGATATTATGATGGTATGACCGGAAAATCATATGAAGCAAGCTCCTATGATCTGGCCAGAAGTACAAAGACTCCTTCAGTTTTAATCATAGACTGTAAGGCAAAGGCGGTCTCTATTCTGGCTGAAATAAAAGGGTTTAAAGAACTGGAAAGTGACAGTAATATAATAGGGGTGATTCTAAATAGAATTTCACCTGTCATTTATCAGGAAATCAAACCTCTTATTGAAGAAACCTTAGATATTAAGGTTTTGGGATACATGCCTATTTTGAAGGCATGCTCATTAGAAAGCAGACATTTAGGACTTGTTACTGCTCAGGAAGTAGGAAATCTCCACGAAATTCTTGATACTTTGGCAAAACAGGCAGCAGAATCAATTGATTTAGAACAATTAATAGAACTGGCACAAACTGCTCCTGCTATTGGATATACTAAACCTGAAATTGTTTGTGGTGAAAAAGTACGTATTGGAGTAGCCAGAGACAAAGCTTTCTGTTTTTATTATCAGGATAATCTGGACTTGCTCTGTGAACTTGGGGCAGAGATTTGCTATTTTAGTCCTTTGGAAGATAAGGAACTGCCAGAAAACATATATGGAGTATATTTTGGCGGCGGGTATCCTGAACTATATCTCAAAGAATTAGAAGCAAATAGTTCTATGAGAGAAAGTGTAAAAAATGCTTTAGAAGAGGGTATGCCATGTATGGCTGAATGCGGTGGATTTATGTATCTGCATGAAACCGTAAGGGACAAGCTTGGTCATTCTTATAAAATGGCCGGGGCTGTTGAGGGAGAAAGTTATTATGCTGATAAACTGGTCCGGTTTGGATATATAGATTTGGAAGCTGAAAAACCAAATCTTCTTTGTTCTGAAGGAATGCATATAAAGGGACATGAATTTCATTACTGGGACAGTACTAACTCAGGGGACTGTTTCCATGCCCAGAAACCTAAGAGAAAAACCAGCTGGAAGTGTGTTATTGGAAATGAAAATTTATATGCAGGCTATCCTCATGTGCATTTTTATTCTAATATAAAATCTGCAGAAAGGTTTGTAGATATATGCAGGAAGAAAAAAATAAAAGTTTAA
- a CDS encoding S-layer homology domain-containing protein: protein MKKSTKFLAVSLAISVIIASFSGFTYYDGFGNVYLDSEKKIFDGVTYHEQIGVNGTHGLEHAFFVQADTSSGNVKPMVFNGEVRSMATVGTMAQYAEQQGYKVLAAVNGDLFDTSTGTPKGLVIHNGNIVTSGYAPDRVVAFDSQGKASLQYVNLSYGLKGTLAYDDTSTGVTQKVQAPFSAKIDYYNVPHGAAKGLHLFNRHYSSSTKTAGSCIEVVVDCGSQDNMQLQIGKTVKGTVKSVNVDTHNTPIGDNEVVLSTVSGSATASQLYSMVVGSPVEISVSDNANTGLANATEAMGIYYSLVENGNVVTTGANINPRTAVGIKSDGTVILYAVDGRKTNSKGLNLVELANHMKALGCTYAFNMDGGGSTALYSRLPGKENTAGIKNTPSDGAERKVSNALLFVYKADNGGSSAQNLNLYPSLTLAMPGANVQINSYASNKLFETVSLPGTVGYTVENGNGSITGNGLYTAGDTEGKVNITGTCGDISGTTQVEVVKSNLSITPSVTKLFLNAGQSSDINLSVKSGPIDVVSTDKTFTWTCDQNIGTIDGNGLFKAGSQNAQTGNIYATYNDYKITIPVQVGSMSVDFKDTANHWAKTYIGSLAARGIANGMGGNLYLPDSQLTRAQFLALLAKTLDNVDVSKSSPAGFTDVPASEWYYNYVNWGFENGIVSGMTDTTFEPNANITREQMCIMLCKFATSQQLVLPQKSTGINFTDQSAISPWATNYVNTIVGAGIINGQPEGNFQPQGLATRAQAAKVIYVYLNVRDGITKK from the coding sequence ATGAAAAAAAGTACGAAATTTTTAGCTGTATCTCTGGCCATTTCAGTAATAATTGCAAGTTTCTCAGGGTTTACATATTACGATGGCTTTGGTAATGTTTATCTGGATTCGGAAAAGAAAATCTTTGATGGAGTTACCTATCATGAACAAATTGGTGTAAATGGTACCCATGGGCTGGAACATGCTTTCTTTGTTCAGGCAGATACTTCGTCAGGAAATGTTAAACCTATGGTTTTCAATGGTGAAGTGAGAAGCATGGCAACCGTTGGAACCATGGCCCAATATGCGGAACAACAAGGCTATAAAGTTCTTGCAGCTGTAAACGGTGACCTTTTTGATACTTCAACTGGTACACCAAAGGGCCTTGTTATACATAATGGAAACATTGTTACTTCAGGCTATGCTCCTGACCGAGTTGTTGCTTTTGACAGCCAGGGAAAAGCTTCTCTGCAATATGTCAATTTAAGCTATGGGCTGAAAGGGACACTGGCTTATGATGATACTTCAACAGGAGTAACACAAAAGGTGCAGGCACCTTTTTCCGCTAAGATTGATTATTACAATGTTCCCCATGGAGCGGCCAAGGGACTGCATTTATTTAACAGGCATTATTCATCAAGTACAAAAACAGCAGGAAGTTGTATAGAAGTTGTTGTAGACTGTGGAAGTCAGGACAACATGCAGCTTCAAATCGGAAAAACTGTGAAGGGAACGGTGAAATCCGTCAATGTAGATACACATAATACTCCAATTGGGGATAATGAAGTCGTTTTATCAACCGTTTCTGGCTCTGCAACCGCTTCACAACTATATTCCATGGTGGTAGGAAGTCCAGTAGAAATCAGTGTAAGTGATAACGCAAATACAGGGCTTGCCAATGCTACAGAGGCTATGGGAATCTATTATTCCTTAGTTGAAAATGGAAATGTTGTGACCACTGGAGCAAACATAAATCCAAGAACTGCAGTGGGCATAAAGAGTGATGGAACCGTTATTCTTTACGCGGTAGATGGAAGAAAAACAAATTCAAAAGGCTTAAATCTTGTAGAGCTTGCCAATCATATGAAGGCTTTAGGCTGCACCTATGCTTTTAATATGGATGGAGGCGGGTCCACCGCTTTATATTCCAGACTGCCAGGTAAGGAAAATACTGCAGGTATAAAAAATACTCCGTCAGATGGAGCTGAAAGAAAAGTTTCTAATGCTCTGCTATTTGTTTATAAAGCAGATAATGGGGGAAGTTCGGCTCAGAATTTAAACCTTTATCCTTCTCTGACTTTGGCCATGCCAGGCGCAAATGTTCAGATAAACAGTTACGCTTCCAATAAGCTTTTTGAAACAGTATCTCTTCCGGGCACTGTAGGCTATACAGTAGAAAATGGGAACGGCAGTATTACGGGTAACGGATTATATACTGCAGGTGATACAGAAGGAAAAGTCAACATAACCGGAACCTGTGGAGATATATCGGGAACTACCCAGGTGGAAGTAGTAAAAAGCAATCTATCAATCACTCCATCGGTTACCAAGTTGTTTTTAAATGCGGGGCAAAGTTCCGACATCAATCTTTCTGTTAAAAGTGGTCCTATTGATGTAGTCTCCACTGATAAAACATTTACATGGACCTGTGATCAGAATATAGGTACCATTGATGGCAACGGACTGTTTAAAGCAGGGAGCCAAAATGCTCAAACAGGAAATATATACGCTACATATAATGACTATAAAATTACCATACCAGTTCAGGTGGGTTCCATGAGTGTTGACTTTAAGGATACTGCTAACCACTGGGCAAAGACTTATATTGGTTCTCTTGCTGCAAGAGGCATTGCAAATGGCATGGGAGGCAACTTATATCTGCCTGATTCACAGCTGACAAGAGCGCAGTTCCTTGCACTGCTGGCTAAGACTTTAGACAATGTTGATGTAAGTAAATCAAGTCCTGCAGGCTTTACAGATGTGCCAGCGAGTGAATGGTACTATAATTATGTAAACTGGGGATTTGAAAATGGTATTGTAAGCGGTATGACCGATACCACATTTGAGCCAAATGCAAATATAACAAGGGAACAGATGTGTATCATGCTTTGCAAGTTTGCGACAAGCCAGCAACTGGTATTGCCTCAGAAATCAACGGGCATAAACTTTACGGATCAGTCTGCAATCAGTCCATGGGCAACAAATTATGTAAATACTATTGTTGGTGCTGGAATCATAAACGGCCAGCCGGAAGGCAATTTCCAGCCTCAGGGATTAGCTACAAGAGCACAGGCTGCAAAAGTTATTTACGTATATCTGAATGTCAGAGATGGCATTACTAAAAAATAA
- a CDS encoding dCTP deaminase/dUTPase family protein (catalyzes the formation of dUMP from dUTP), whose protein sequence is MPERATTGSAGYDFFAPVEIKLAAGESVKIPTGIRAEISEGWVLMCFPRSGLGFKYRLQLDNTVGIIDADYFEAENEGHIMIKVTNDSKENKILVVEDGKGFAQGIFVPFGITVDDESTVHRTGGFGSTN, encoded by the coding sequence CTGCCTGAACGGGCAACCACTGGTTCTGCCGGTTATGATTTTTTTGCTCCTGTAGAGATTAAGCTGGCTGCAGGTGAATCAGTAAAAATTCCTACTGGAATTCGGGCTGAAATTTCGGAAGGCTGGGTGCTTATGTGCTTTCCACGTTCCGGACTTGGATTTAAATACAGACTGCAGCTTGACAACACGGTAGGTATCATTGATGCTGATTACTTTGAGGCAGAAAACGAAGGGCATATTATGATTAAAGTTACAAATGATTCCAAGGAAAATAAAATACTGGTAGTGGAAGATGGAAAGGGGTTCGCCCAGGGGATATTTGTACCCTTTGGGATAACTGTTGATGACGAATCAACAGTACATAGAACAGGTGGATTTGGAAGTACCAACTAA
- the cbiE gene encoding precorrin-6y C5,15-methyltransferase (decarboxylating) subunit CbiE, protein MRKIYIIGIGMGNPNTITVKGGKCISESDALIGAKRMVDSFKLDNQETAFAIAPDDILNWIEVHKEIKNISVLMSGDLGFFSGAKKLRTLVEDQYGSIWGNEQIHFEYIPGISSICYFSSAIGIAWEDAEIISLHGRDDKDISAVLNHTKTFFLTDGTDHTVRKICGRLVESGLGNVLVFVGERLSYEDERITKATALELYEKDFEPLSVMIVLNDNALYREKNTLGIRDEEFIRGNVPMTKEEVRTITVSKLNLSKNHVVYDIGAGTGSVSVEMALACPYGDIYAIETNPEGINLINENKSNFGVKNLHIIKGLAPEATENLPAADRAFIGGSKGNLDEIIKSLVTKNPEVRVVINVVALESLVEAVACIKKYGFKDIDITQINVSKAKALGHYNLMMGQNPVYIIAVQGITEAV, encoded by the coding sequence ATGAGAAAGATTTATATAATTGGAATAGGTATGGGTAACCCAAATACTATTACGGTAAAGGGCGGGAAGTGCATTTCAGAGAGTGATGCATTAATCGGTGCAAAGAGAATGGTGGACAGCTTTAAGCTGGACAATCAGGAGACTGCATTTGCTATCGCACCAGATGACATATTGAACTGGATTGAAGTGCATAAAGAGATTAAAAACATTTCCGTTTTAATGTCTGGAGATTTAGGTTTTTTCAGTGGTGCGAAAAAGCTCCGGACCTTGGTTGAAGATCAATACGGTTCCATATGGGGAAATGAGCAGATTCACTTTGAGTATATACCGGGTATCAGTTCAATCTGTTACTTTTCATCTGCCATCGGCATTGCATGGGAGGATGCGGAGATTATCAGTCTGCATGGCCGTGATGATAAAGATATATCAGCCGTTTTAAATCACACAAAAACATTCTTTTTAACAGATGGTACGGACCACACTGTAAGGAAAATTTGTGGCAGACTGGTTGAATCCGGACTGGGGAATGTATTGGTTTTTGTTGGGGAACGGCTTTCTTATGAAGATGAAAGGATTACCAAGGCCACGGCTTTAGAATTATATGAAAAGGATTTTGAGCCATTAAGTGTGATGATTGTTCTCAATGACAATGCCTTATATCGTGAAAAAAATACGCTGGGCATAAGAGATGAAGAATTTATCCGGGGTAATGTACCTATGACCAAAGAAGAAGTTCGTACTATTACTGTATCAAAGCTGAATTTGAGTAAAAACCATGTTGTATATGACATCGGTGCAGGGACTGGATCTGTATCTGTAGAAATGGCACTGGCATGTCCTTATGGGGATATTTATGCCATTGAGACTAATCCCGAGGGCATCAATTTAATAAATGAAAACAAAAGCAACTTTGGAGTGAAAAATTTACATATAATCAAAGGGTTAGCCCCTGAAGCCACGGAAAACCTTCCTGCAGCTGACAGGGCATTTATTGGTGGCTCCAAAGGAAATTTAGATGAAATAATAAAATCACTTGTTACGAAAAATCCTGAGGTAAGAGTGGTTATAAATGTAGTAGCCCTTGAATCCCTGGTAGAAGCTGTAGCCTGTATAAAAAAATATGGGTTTAAAGATATAGATATTACCCAGATTAATGTATCCAAAGCAAAAGCTTTAGGGCACTACAATCTGATGATGGGACAAAACCCAGTATATATTATAGCTGTTCAGGGAATAACAGAGGCGGTTTAA